Sequence from the Pedobacter sp. D749 genome:
TTTGATTTCTTCTAAAAAGGTTCCGGATAGATTTTGCCTGCCAGATTTAAACCAAACGCCATCTGCGCTCATGGTTTTTACTACATATAAATTTGGTTCTACAAAACTTTTGCCCGAAAATTGTTCGTAAGCATAAGTGTATAATAAAGTTTGGATCAACGCTTTATTAATATGTTTGCCGTCAGAGTTGAATAACTCTGGAATATCTTTAAAAGTTAACTTGTCACTACCGGTTTTATAATCAATAATTTTAGTAACACGGTCTTTAACATCAACACGATCGATAAAGCCAAAAATTTTAACGCTGGCTTCATTCCCTCTTAACGGAAAACTGATTTCAGCCTCTACCTTTTGTTCTAAACTAATAATATTAAAAGGGCTTTGCGCTTCATCCTGATTTAAAATGATATTCACATACGCATCTACAATAGATATAATAACCTTTTGCATGCCTTTGTATTCCATTATCATATCTGGATTTTTGAACATCACAACATTAAAGGCTTTTTGTATCAGATGAGGAATCTGTTTGCGCTTCTCTTTAATACGTTCGGCAGTAATTTCAGCAGACCTTAAATCCTCGTAAAAATACTCCATCACTTTGTGCAGGATCGAACCAATTTCGTTGGCTTCTACCACTGCACTAATCTCTTTAGGTTCTTTAATCCCAGCGATGTAATTGAAAAAGAAATCTATTGGGTTGGAAATGTATTGAGTGAGTGCCGAAGGCGAAAGCACTTTCTTTTTGTCGAGATACTTTTGGAGGGTTTCCTGGATAAAAGCATTATTAGTTTTTTCGATGCGAACTTCTTTAAAGGCTTCGGTTTTTACCTCCAGATTAAGTTCACTATAGGCAAAATCGAAGCCGCTTTCATACTCAAGCTGCTTTAAAATTCTGCTGGCTTCACCCGAGGTAGATTCGTCGGTTAAGCTGTTATAGACAAAATTGATATTCTTTGCCCGTTGTAATAGACGGTACACCATGTATGAGGAAATGGCATCAAGATTTTCAAGAACCGGCAGGCCGTAAACACGACGTATAGAATCGGGAATAAAACTATTGCCAATGGATGATTTTGGAATAATACCTTCATTAAAACCTAAAATTACCACCTTATCAAAGTTTAAATTCCGGGTTTCAAGCAGTCCCATCACCTGAATGCCATTTAGCGGATCGCCTGAAAGCGGCACTGCAATGGCCTGAAGCGATTTTTGAACGAGATAAATTACAAAAGGGATTTCCTCTTTTCCGATATGGTTGCTAAAGGTATCGTGTAAACGGTTTAACTCCTGTATGGTTTTTACAAACAGTTCCGCATCGATTTTTTTAAGTGTTTTGGCATTTGATAACCGGGATAATACATAATCCAGCACATCCAGTAAATTAGTAACCACATGCTGCGGATCATCGATTTTCTTATAAAAAGTTTCAAATAGTCCGCTTTGTCTTAACAGGCGTTTATGATCGATCTCTACCTTGTTTTCTTCCAATAGTGCGGTTAAAATTTTATCACGCATTTTCTGGGTAAGACCCGTTAAAGGATGCGTTAAAAAAGCTTCTATATTTTTATAACTTATTTTGTCCCGCTGTAAAATTTCTAACTGACTCCCTAACCATAAATCAACTAAACCAAAGATACTTGAGGTTGATAAAGCAAAACCCATGGTTACGTTGAGGTCGATTTCTTTTCCATTCAGGTTAGTTGGAATCGTTTGCAGCGTGGGGATCAGCAGGCTTTCATCTGCTAAAACTACTACTGTTTTTCCAACAGTTTCAGCTGCTGTATAATCTTCTGATAAAATATTATTCAGGATCTTGGCCTGTGCAGATTGTCCCTGTACCTTAAAAACATTGACCTGGTGTGGGACAGATTTCATTAAACTTTCCTGTCCTGCAAATTCATTTTTCAATCCAAGCTGGTTGATGTCTTTACGTAAAAACAAACCTGCTTCCTGCGAAACATCATCTAAATAATAGGGATCGGCATCAAAATAAAATAATGCCTTTTCAGCATCTTGTAGCTGGGTAAATATTTTAGCCTCGGCCCTGCTTAATGCATTAAACCCAACAAAAATGATCTTACCTTTATCGAAATTCGAAATAAATTCCTGGTGATTCGTAATATCATCAGCCAGATGGCGGTAAACGGAACCATTAGTTAAATATCCCTGTTCTTTGAGCGTTGCGTGGAATTTATGGTAAAGTTTGGGCATCCTTCGCCACATCTTGATGAAAAGCTCCTGTTGTTTTTTATGTTTTCCTTCTGAATAGGAAGTCCAGAACTGGGAAAGAAACTCATATTGTTCGGAACTTAAATAATCGAAATCCTTGTTTATAACCGATATATCTTCCAGATCGCGGTATAATTTTTCAGCATCAACCAGATCAGCATCAATCTGATTAAAATCACTTAAGATGATCTTTGCTAAAGGAAAAAATTTGTGACTTGATATGTTTTCCAGCTTCTCTTCTGCGAGCAGTTGGTTATAAATTCTATGAAGGGTAAAAAACTGCAGGTAAAAATCGGCTATTTTATAACTGGTAGAATTGGCAAAAAAATCCTGTATGGTAAAAAATGACGGACTGAAAAATGGTTTTCCGATGATATCAGCAAAGTGTTTCTGCAAATACGCAGATGGACGTTTGTTGTTAAAAACAATGGCGCAGCTTTCCAGTTGATTTCCAAACCGGGTAACTAAATCTTCGGCAACTTCCTGTAAAAATGGTTTCATCTGCATATTATACTAATTTCAATTTGCCTTTAACTGCGTAGAAAATATAGGTTTTGATATTCTGATACCCCATTTCACTAAGTAAGGTTCTGTAATTATTTACCTGTTCAATGTGTTTATCACTTTCTTCCAAAGTAAATTTATAATCGATGATTATTACTTCATTGGCGTTAATTAATACCCGGTCAGGACGGTGCAGTTTACCATTGGCATCAATAATATTTTTTTCTACAATGCTTTCGCTTGCGTTAGCAAAAATGGCCTGCAGTTCTGGATTGTTCAATACTTCCAGTGCTGAATCGGTTAATTTCTGCTTTTCTTCTTCTTTGATAATGCCCTGTAAAACCAGGTTTGTCGTGTAATCTTCTACTTCATTTGTATTACTTGCACTGGCTAGAATATCGTGTAATAAGGACCCCTTTCGGCCTGATTTTTCAATGTTAACCAGGTGTTTTAAATGTTTTTCTGCTGAGGGAACATAGAGTTCCGATAAACGGGTTGTGGTTGGATAACTAGTTAAGTTGATGAAATTCGAATCTTCTGTCTTACTTTCAATAGTTACAGGTTCTGCAATTTCGTACACGCCGTTTTCATCAAACTGCTCATCAAAAGTGAAATTGATTACATCACCCATATTGGATAATTTCAATTCCTTTTTGGTCATTGTAGCAATGTAAAGGTAATCTTTTGATCGTGTGGTAGCCACATAAAGCATGTTAAGGGCATCCATATTATTATAAAGAAGTTCTTCGTAATATGCCTTTGCAATTGCCGAATCGGCCAATGCTTCGTTGTATTTTAAAGGGATACCTTTCAATTCTTTATAAACTGTTTCTTCCGATGAAACCCAAAAAGTGCTATTGGGTTTGCCTTTGATCTCCCAATTACAAAAAGGAACAAAAACAGCCCTAAAAGCTAAACCTTTCGATTTGTGGATAGTAATAATCTGTATCGCATCGGCACCTTCAGGCGATGGTAATGATTTTTTAATACCGTCTTCTTCCCACCAGGTTAAAAATGAAATGATGCCTTTTTCGCCAAGTTTTGCAGCAGAGGCAGTCAGATCTCTAAATGCCAGCAGGTAGGGAAGATTGGCAGTTAAGTTTTTCAATCCATAACTTTCAATTAATATCTCTACAAGCTCGGGAAGTGGAAGTTGTAACCAACTTTGCCAGTTTTCGCATAGCTCAACCGGTAAAACAGTGGTAAGTGTACTTAAAGGTTTATTGCTAAGGTTAAAGTAATAATTGGCATCAATCTCTTTTTCGTGCAGCGAATGATAAAGTGCAATACAGTTGGCTTTATATAATGCTGTTTGTGCTTCTAAACCAATAAGTACTTTTAAAGTATTAATAATGAGCTGTATGGCAGAGTTGTTAGAAATCAATAATGCATCGCCAGACAAAACTGGCAAGCTATGTTCCATTAATTTTTTAACAGTTAATAAAGCTTCGCTGTTCGAACGAACCAAAATGGCAATATCTTTTAGCGCATACTGCTGTTCGTTTTTGAGGTAATTTATTTCTTCAACAATATCATCTAAGGCTATATCTCTAAAAACAGTTTCTGTAAACCGGGCTTCATGAGGTGCATGATCTTTACCAAACTTTTTAATCTTAATGGTTCCTCCTTTTAAGGTATTGGTAGCAAAGTTTTGGGTAGAGCCACTGTAAATATCGGTAATAATTTGTTGGTAGTGCTGTTCTTGCCACCATTTGGAAATGCTTTCGGGTTTGGTAGCGAGGTTTTCGTTCAGTTCGTTCTGCAACGTTAATGGGATAGCCTTATAAAGAAAATTATTGAAAGTGATGACGTTTTCAGAACTCCGGTAATTCTCTTCTAAACTTTCTTCCAATACATTTTCAGCACCAACATCTAACCTGGCATGTTTATGAAGAATGTTCCAATCTCCATTGCGCCAGCGGTAAATAGACTGTTTTGTGTCGCCAACAATCAAGTGATCGATTAAATCCTGACTAGGCGTAGCCATTGCATTGGTCAAGAGTGATTTAAAACTTCCCCATTGGCTTGTAGAGGTATCCTGAAACTCGTCGAATAAAAAATTACGGTAGCGGTTACCAACTTTCTCCCAGATAAAAGAGGGATTGTCGCCGGCATCTTCTGTAATTCCCGAAATCAGTTTTTGTGCATCACTGATCAGCAGGTTATCATTTTCGGCCCGGTATTCTTTCAATAACACAGCAATTTCCTGCATCAACCTTAAATAATAGAGGTTTTTATTAAAAGCGATAGCCAAACTGTAGTTCGGTAAATGCTTTAAATAATGCGCTTTTAACTTTTGCAGTATCGGATTTACCGTATCATAAGCTTCAGGAAAATTTGCATTTTTTTGAAACCATTCTTCGGGCTCATCAATTAAATTGAAAAGTGGTTCAATCTTCGAGAAATCGCCTCTGGCAACTAGAATAATTTTAGCTAGTGGACTTCTCGATTTTCCTTTTAGGTGTTCAGTTTCTACCCCGATTACATTTAAAGCTTCGTTGGCTTCTGTTGCCAGTGAAACCAGTTCCTCTTCGAAGTTCTTGATTTCTGCCTTGGTAATACTAATGTATTTTTTAAATAATTCGTCGATGTTTTCTAAACCTAACGCGCTAACTGCATCTTCAAAAATCTGGAAACGTTCCGAAAATATTTCGCCGATCAGGTTATAGAGTTCAAATTTATAATTCCAGCTTTTATTATCGCTGATGCGTTCGATGGCCAGATCGATAATCCATTGCAAAAGCTGTTTGTTATGGTCTAAAGCTTCATCCAGTTTATTTACAAGATCATCTTTCACCTTATCATAATTCATTTCTAAATTATAATCGGCATTAAGGCCCAGTTCGAAGGCAAAACCCCGGATTACTTTTTGCACAAAACCATCAATGGTGCTCACCGAAAAACGGCTGTAATCGTGTAAAATTTTACGGTAAATTTTATCTGCTTTAAACTGCAGTTCCTGAGGATTTAATATCGGATAGGCGAGTAAAATGATTTTCCGATAATCTTCAATTTTTTTTGATGGATTACCCTTTGCCAACCCTAACAATACTTCCAGAATCCTGGTTTTCATTTCCTCCGTGGCCTTATTGGTAAAGGTTACCGCTAAAATTTCGCGGTATTTATTGTCGCCGCTGAAAAGCAGCGTAAGGTAATGTGCAGTTAAACTGAACGTTTTACCAGAACCTGCGGAGGCTTGAAGAATTTTGAGGGGTTGGGGCATATAGTTTTTCTAATTCCCCTTCTTTGGAGGGGTGCCCATAGGGCGGGGTGGTTTAATCTCTTTTAATTAGTGTTTAGGATAGTTGCTTTCCATATTCTTTAACAATATACTCTTCCAAGCCCATGATTACATAATCCATTTGTTTCATCACATCATCAACTGTAATCCGATATATTTTTAATCCTAATGAATTAAATATTCTTCTCTCAATTTATCATAAACTTGTTTGTCATCGTGACTACAGCCATCAATTTCTATTACTAAGCCAAGCCGCTTGATATAAAAATCAACGATATAATTTCCGATTATACGCTGCCTGTCAAAATCTATTTTATGAAATCGCTTTTTAGTCACCTGCATCCAAAATAAGACTTCTGGTAAATTTCCAGCTTGCCGAAGTGCTTTTGCTCGTTCTTTTAGTCGGGGTTGATAAGGTAAATCAATAATGGGTGTTGTGCTTAAGGTTGTGCCGTTTACTACAATTTCAGTTTGCAACTTCTTTTTTAACACCCCGTCCTGCGGACACCCCTCTGGGAGAGGGGAATGCTGAATGCCTAAATCGGCTGGAGTGTTAGTTTTGCTTTGCATTTTTTGCTTTGGA
This genomic interval carries:
- a CDS encoding PD-(D/E)XK nuclease family protein gives rise to the protein MKPFLQEVAEDLVTRFGNQLESCAIVFNNKRPSAYLQKHFADIIGKPFFSPSFFTIQDFFANSTSYKIADFYLQFFTLHRIYNQLLAEEKLENISSHKFFPLAKIILSDFNQIDADLVDAEKLYRDLEDISVINKDFDYLSSEQYEFLSQFWTSYSEGKHKKQQELFIKMWRRMPKLYHKFHATLKEQGYLTNGSVYRHLADDITNHQEFISNFDKGKIIFVGFNALSRAEAKIFTQLQDAEKALFYFDADPYYLDDVSQEAGLFLRKDINQLGLKNEFAGQESLMKSVPHQVNVFKVQGQSAQAKILNNILSEDYTAAETVGKTVVVLADESLLIPTLQTIPTNLNGKEIDLNVTMGFALSTSSIFGLVDLWLGSQLEILQRDKISYKNIEAFLTHPLTGLTQKMRDKILTALLEENKVEIDHKRLLRQSGLFETFYKKIDDPQHVVTNLLDVLDYVLSRLSNAKTLKKIDAELFVKTIQELNRLHDTFSNHIGKEEIPFVIYLVQKSLQAIAVPLSGDPLNGIQVMGLLETRNLNFDKVVILGFNEGIIPKSSIGNSFIPDSIRRVYGLPVLENLDAISSYMVYRLLQRAKNINFVYNSLTDESTSGEASRILKQLEYESGFDFAYSELNLEVKTEAFKEVRIEKTNNAFIQETLQKYLDKKKVLSPSALTQYISNPIDFFFNYIAGIKEPKEISAVVEANEIGSILHKVMEYFYEDLRSAEITAERIKEKRKQIPHLIQKAFNVVMFKNPDMIMEYKGMQKVIISIVDAYVNIILNQDEAQSPFNIISLEQKVEAEISFPLRGNEASVKIFGFIDRVDVKDRVTKIIDYKTGSDKLTFKDIPELFNSDGKHINKALIQTLLYTYAYEQFSGKSFVEPNLYVVKTMSADGVWFKSGRQNLSGTFLEEIKPEFLAELRKKLTELFEAPYFVASAVEDNYKYSIYKTLFGK
- a CDS encoding exodeoxyribonuclease V subunit beta, whose protein sequence is MPQPLKILQASAGSGKTFSLTAHYLTLLFSGDNKYREILAVTFTNKATEEMKTRILEVLLGLAKGNPSKKIEDYRKIILLAYPILNPQELQFKADKIYRKILHDYSRFSVSTIDGFVQKVIRGFAFELGLNADYNLEMNYDKVKDDLVNKLDEALDHNKQLLQWIIDLAIERISDNKSWNYKFELYNLIGEIFSERFQIFEDAVSALGLENIDELFKKYISITKAEIKNFEEELVSLATEANEALNVIGVETEHLKGKSRSPLAKIILVARGDFSKIEPLFNLIDEPEEWFQKNANFPEAYDTVNPILQKLKAHYLKHLPNYSLAIAFNKNLYYLRLMQEIAVLLKEYRAENDNLLISDAQKLISGITEDAGDNPSFIWEKVGNRYRNFLFDEFQDTSTSQWGSFKSLLTNAMATPSQDLIDHLIVGDTKQSIYRWRNGDWNILHKHARLDVGAENVLEESLEENYRSSENVITFNNFLYKAIPLTLQNELNENLATKPESISKWWQEQHYQQIITDIYSGSTQNFATNTLKGGTIKIKKFGKDHAPHEARFTETVFRDIALDDIVEEINYLKNEQQYALKDIAILVRSNSEALLTVKKLMEHSLPVLSGDALLISNNSAIQLIINTLKVLIGLEAQTALYKANCIALYHSLHEKEIDANYYFNLSNKPLSTLTTVLPVELCENWQSWLQLPLPELVEILIESYGLKNLTANLPYLLAFRDLTASAAKLGEKGIISFLTWWEEDGIKKSLPSPEGADAIQIITIHKSKGLAFRAVFVPFCNWEIKGKPNSTFWVSSEETVYKELKGIPLKYNEALADSAIAKAYYEELLYNNMDALNMLYVATTRSKDYLYIATMTKKELKLSNMGDVINFTFDEQFDENGVYEIAEPVTIESKTEDSNFINLTSYPTTTRLSELYVPSAEKHLKHLVNIEKSGRKGSLLHDILASASNTNEVEDYTTNLVLQGIIKEEEKQKLTDSALEVLNNPELQAIFANASESIVEKNIIDANGKLHRPDRVLINANEVIIIDYKFTLEESDKHIEQVNNYRTLLSEMGYQNIKTYIFYAVKGKLKLV
- a CDS encoding endonuclease domain-containing protein; protein product: MQSKTNTPADLGIQHSPLPEGCPQDGVLKKKLQTEIVVNGTTLSTTPIIDLPYQPRLKERAKALRQAGNLPEVLFWMQVTKKRFHKIDFDRQRIIGNYIVDFYIKRLGLVIEIDGCSHDDKQVYDKLREEYLIH